In one window of Cellulophaga sp. HaHa_2_95 DNA:
- the pyrR gene encoding bifunctional pyr operon transcriptional regulator/uracil phosphoribosyltransferase PyrR: MSQKVLLSSKEINIILHRLACQLLENHLDFENTVLIGIQPRGIFLAQRLTNILQNDYGVKNINLGFLDITFYRDDFRRGDKTLEANKTKINFLIEDKNVVLIDDVLYTGRSINAALTALQSFGRPLDVELLALIDRRFSRHLPIQPNYRGRQVDAINNEKVKVKWKENEGEDAVYLINTTT; this comes from the coding sequence ATGAGTCAAAAAGTATTGCTTTCTTCGAAAGAGATAAATATTATCCTGCATCGCTTGGCTTGTCAGCTTTTAGAAAATCATTTAGATTTTGAGAATACGGTGCTTATAGGTATTCAGCCTCGAGGCATATTCCTAGCACAGCGACTTACCAATATTCTTCAAAATGATTATGGCGTTAAAAATATAAATTTAGGATTTTTAGATATTACTTTTTATCGGGATGATTTCCGTAGAGGAGACAAAACTTTAGAAGCGAATAAAACTAAAATTAATTTTCTTATAGAAGATAAAAATGTAGTGCTTATTGATGATGTATTGTATACAGGAAGAAGTATAAATGCCGCTTTAACTGCCTTGCAGTCTTTTGGTAGACCTTTAGATGTAGAGCTGTTAGCACTAATTGATCGAAGGTTTAGCCGTCATTTGCCTATACAACCCAATTATAGAGGCAGACAAGTAGATGCTATAAATAATGAGAAAGTAAAGGTTAAGTGGAAAGAGAATGAAGGCGAAGATGCGGTCTATTTAATCAATACTACGACATAA